One window of Desulfarculus baarsii DSM 2075 genomic DNA carries:
- a CDS encoding flagellar assembly protein T N-terminal domain-containing protein: MKLTPWILLIILLVATPAAWAAEGPVVAMGRAAVAGNELKARDLAVEDALRQAVGQSAAKLLDPATLRAGLQVLDQKVLAKAKQYVGSFTLEASSISDGQMLVLVSANVDARALEQALALAGIRVPTGNLGRVLVLVAEENAPGRPPVFWWSGYGQDDCAPRVVAKTLKAMGLELADCAPLRQGLPPELKALEITDEQALQLARLAGADIVLRGAARTYPLVSRPGQAETPLLDVQAIEAASGRVLAKQSAPGPKFSQTPGVEGAEQNDAALAQAVRDLVAQVVVARPMSAQDQGVLEIELSGVGSLGQLMRFEQVVSSLTSMVDSLRRQSLGGGKAVYRVEARVSASRLADEILVQNYGGFLVNVLEVAPGRLRLALLANH; the protein is encoded by the coding sequence ATGAAACTGACGCCGTGGATTTTGCTGATAATATTGCTGGTGGCGACCCCGGCGGCGTGGGCGGCCGAAGGGCCGGTGGTGGCCATGGGCCGAGCGGCGGTGGCGGGCAACGAGTTGAAGGCCCGCGACCTGGCCGTGGAGGACGCCTTGCGTCAGGCCGTGGGCCAGAGCGCGGCCAAGCTGCTGGACCCGGCCACGTTGCGCGCGGGCTTGCAGGTTCTGGACCAGAAAGTGCTCGCCAAGGCCAAGCAATACGTCGGCAGTTTCACGCTGGAGGCCAGCTCCATCAGCGATGGCCAGATGCTGGTGCTGGTTTCGGCCAACGTGGACGCCCGCGCCCTGGAGCAGGCCCTGGCCCTGGCCGGCATCCGCGTGCCCACGGGCAACCTGGGCCGGGTGCTGGTGCTGGTGGCCGAGGAAAACGCGCCGGGCCGGCCGCCGGTGTTTTGGTGGTCGGGCTATGGCCAGGACGACTGCGCGCCGCGGGTGGTGGCCAAGACCCTCAAGGCCATGGGCCTGGAGCTGGCCGACTGCGCGCCCCTGCGTCAGGGTCTGCCGCCCGAGCTGAAGGCGCTGGAGATCACCGACGAGCAGGCCCTGCAACTGGCCCGCCTGGCCGGGGCCGACATAGTTTTGCGTGGCGCGGCGCGGACCTATCCGCTGGTCAGCCGGCCGGGCCAAGCCGAGACGCCGCTTTTGGATGTCCAGGCCATTGAGGCGGCCAGCGGTCGGGTGCTGGCCAAGCAGAGCGCGCCGGGGCCCAAGTTCAGCCAGACGCCGGGCGTGGAAGGGGCTGAACAGAACGACGCGGCCCTGGCCCAGGCCGTGCGCGACCTGGTGGCCCAGGTCGTGGTGGCCCGGCCGATGTCGGCCCAGGATCAAGGCGTGCTGGAGATCGAACTGAGCGGCGTGGGTTCGCTGGGCCAGTTGATGCGTTTCGAGCAGGTGGTCTCATCGCTGACATCGATGGTCGACAGCCTGCGGCGGCAGTCGTTGGGCGGCGGCAAGGCGGTTTATCGCGTCGAGGCGCGGGTGAGCGCCTCGCGGCTGGCCGACGAAATATTGGTGCAGAATTACGGCGGATTTTTGGTCAACGTGCTGGAGGTCGCGCCGGGTCGCTTGCGCCTTGCGCTGCTGGCCAACCATTAG
- the pheS gene encoding phenylalanine--tRNA ligase subunit alpha, whose product MFDELKALGAEAVRAIAQAADAAALEALRTSLMGRKGSLTQALRKTGGLPPELRPQFGALVNQVKAQVEAALDEAKDRLGQGAAASGGALDLSLPGARQRRGRLHPVSQTERLILEVFGRMGFDVRESPEVETDWYCFEALNMPPDHPARDMQDTFYVDRGVVLRTHTSPVQIHVMETTPPPVRVVAPGKTYRRDSDATHTPMFHQVEGLLVDKGVSLAHLKGVLTEFLHQIFDADAPVRFRPSFFPFTEPSAEVDIGCVVCGGKGCRVCSHTGWLEIMGCGMVDPNVFRNVGYDPDEVSGFAFGMGVERIAMLRLGIDDLRMFYENDLRFLRQF is encoded by the coding sequence ATGTTCGACGAACTCAAGGCCCTGGGCGCGGAGGCCGTGCGGGCCATCGCCCAGGCCGCCGACGCCGCCGCCCTGGAGGCCTTGCGCACTTCGCTCATGGGGCGCAAGGGCTCCTTGACCCAGGCCCTGCGCAAGACCGGCGGTCTGCCGCCCGAGTTGCGGCCCCAGTTCGGCGCCCTGGTCAACCAGGTCAAGGCCCAGGTCGAGGCCGCCCTCGATGAGGCCAAGGACCGCCTGGGCCAGGGCGCGGCCGCCTCTGGCGGCGCGCTGGACTTGAGCCTGCCCGGCGCGCGCCAGCGGCGGGGGCGGCTGCACCCGGTCAGCCAGACCGAGCGCCTGATCCTCGAAGTGTTCGGCCGCATGGGCTTCGATGTCCGCGAGAGCCCCGAGGTCGAGACCGACTGGTACTGCTTCGAGGCGCTCAACATGCCGCCCGACCACCCCGCCCGCGATATGCAAGACACCTTCTATGTCGACCGGGGCGTGGTGCTGCGCACCCACACCAGCCCGGTGCAGATCCACGTCATGGAGACCACCCCGCCGCCGGTGCGCGTGGTGGCCCCGGGCAAGACCTATCGCCGCGACTCCGACGCCACCCACACGCCCATGTTCCACCAGGTCGAGGGCCTGCTGGTCGACAAGGGCGTCTCGCTGGCCCATCTGAAGGGCGTGCTCACCGAGTTTTTGCACCAGATCTTCGATGCCGACGCGCCCGTGCGCTTCCGGCCCAGCTTTTTCCCTTTCACCGAGCCCAGCGCCGAGGTCGACATCGGCTGCGTGGTCTGCGGGGGCAAGGGCTGCCGGGTCTGTTCGCACACGGGCTGGCTGGAGATCATGGGCTGCGGCATGGTCGACCCCAACGTCTTCCGCAACGTCGGCTACGACCCGGACGAGGTCTCGGGCTTCGCCTTTGGCATGGGCGTGGAGCGCATCGCCATGCTGCGCCTGGGCATCGACGATCTGCGCATGTTCTACGAAAACGATCTTCGCTTCCTGCGCCAGTTCTAG
- the infC gene encoding translation initiation factor IF-3 yields the protein MAKEQRVRVNESVRAPQVRLISADGEQLGVVSADQALKIAQEAGLDLVEVAPNAAPPVCRVMDYGKYKYEQAKKLQEAKKKQAQTQVKEVKMRPKIDENDFQVKMRNVQRFLEERNRVKVTVQFRGREIAYAEAGERLLARVAETVQEMASVDAPPSRMGRLMHMILAPK from the coding sequence ATAGCCAAGGAACAGCGCGTGAGGGTCAACGAGAGCGTTCGGGCTCCGCAGGTCAGGCTGATTTCGGCCGACGGCGAGCAACTAGGCGTGGTCAGCGCCGATCAGGCTCTCAAAATCGCCCAGGAGGCGGGGCTCGATCTGGTGGAGGTGGCGCCCAACGCCGCACCGCCGGTCTGCCGGGTCATGGACTACGGCAAGTACAAGTACGAGCAGGCGAAAAAGCTCCAAGAGGCGAAAAAGAAGCAGGCCCAGACCCAGGTCAAGGAAGTCAAGATGCGCCCCAAGATCGACGAGAACGACTTCCAGGTCAAGATGCGCAACGTCCAGCGCTTCCTGGAGGAGCGCAACCGGGTCAAGGTGACGGTGCAGTTCCGGGGCCGCGAGATCGCCTACGCCGAGGCCGGCGAGCGGCTCTTGGCCCGGGTGGCCGAGACCGTCCAGGAAATGGCCAGCGTCGACGCGCCGCCCAGCCGCATGGGCCGGCTGATGCACATGATCCTGGCGCCCAAATAG
- the thrS gene encoding threonine--tRNA ligase, with the protein MAEQTITVAELIARADPKAARQALAAEVDGRLVDLSAEVSADAQARPILPGEAAALDLLRHSTAHIMAEAVRALFPGVKVGIGPAIENGFYYDFAYERAFAMDDLPAIEDKMRQIIKANTPFVRCEAPREEIRRLFADQGEQFKVELIDDLHDQVVSTYGQGSFVDLCRGPHIPSTGRVGAFKLLSVAGAYWRGDEKRPMLSRIYGTAFFDKNELKQYLHMLEEAKKRDHRKLGKELDLFSFHEEIGPGMVVWHNRGMMLRMVLEDFERREHLRRGYQIVQGPQLLKRELWERSGHYDNYRENMYFTEVDGTAYGVKPMNCLAHMLIYKSKMHSYRDLPIRMFELGTVHRHEKSGVLGGLTRVRAFTQDDAHILCRPDQLEGEIMGVMDFVGEVMAIFGFDYGMELSTRPDKSIGSDEDWERATNALRKALEASGRPYEINEGDGAFYGPKIDFKLKDALGRQWQCATIQCDFTLPERFDLTYIAPDDSRQRPVMIHRVILGSLERFIGVLIEHYAGRFPFWLAPEQARVLTVTERADDWAREVFAALKNAGYRVEMDLRNEKLGAKVREAQLLKVPYMLVIGDREVDERQVAPRLRSGKNLPPLDLAGLLALFAEQARPGAAPPEE; encoded by the coding sequence TTGGCTGAACAGACGATAACAGTAGCGGAGCTGATCGCTCGGGCCGACCCCAAGGCCGCGCGCCAGGCCTTGGCCGCGGAGGTTGACGGTCGTTTGGTCGATCTGTCGGCCGAGGTTTCGGCCGACGCCCAGGCGCGGCCGATCCTGCCCGGCGAGGCGGCTGCGCTGGATCTGCTGCGTCACTCCACGGCGCACATCATGGCCGAGGCCGTACGCGCGCTGTTCCCCGGAGTCAAGGTGGGCATCGGCCCGGCCATCGAAAACGGTTTTTATTACGATTTCGCCTATGAGCGGGCCTTTGCCATGGATGATCTGCCGGCCATCGAGGACAAGATGCGCCAGATCATCAAGGCCAACACGCCCTTTGTGCGTTGCGAGGCCCCCCGCGAGGAAATCCGCCGGCTTTTCGCCGACCAGGGCGAGCAGTTCAAGGTCGAGCTGATCGACGACCTGCACGATCAGGTTGTCAGCACCTACGGCCAGGGTTCGTTCGTCGACCTGTGCCGCGGGCCGCACATCCCCAGCACCGGCCGGGTGGGGGCCTTCAAGCTGCTGAGCGTGGCCGGGGCCTATTGGCGCGGCGACGAAAAGCGGCCCATGCTCAGCCGCATCTACGGCACGGCGTTTTTCGACAAAAACGAGTTGAAGCAATACCTGCACATGCTCGAGGAGGCCAAGAAGCGCGACCATCGCAAGCTGGGCAAGGAGCTGGATTTGTTCAGCTTCCACGAAGAGATCGGCCCGGGCATGGTGGTGTGGCACAATCGGGGAATGATGCTGCGGATGGTGCTGGAGGATTTCGAGCGCCGCGAGCATCTGCGGCGCGGCTACCAGATCGTCCAGGGGCCGCAGTTGCTCAAGCGCGAGCTGTGGGAGCGTTCGGGCCACTACGACAACTACCGTGAAAACATGTACTTCACGGAGGTTGACGGCACGGCCTACGGCGTCAAGCCCATGAACTGCCTCGCGCACATGCTGATTTATAAAAGCAAGATGCACTCCTACCGCGACCTGCCCATTCGCATGTTCGAGCTGGGCACGGTGCATCGCCACGAAAAGTCCGGCGTTTTGGGCGGGCTGACCCGTGTGCGGGCCTTCACCCAGGACGACGCCCATATCCTCTGTCGGCCCGATCAGCTCGAAGGCGAGATCATGGGCGTGATGGACTTCGTCGGCGAGGTGATGGCCATCTTCGGCTTTGATTACGGCATGGAGCTTTCCACGCGGCCGGACAAGTCCATCGGCAGCGACGAGGACTGGGAGCGGGCCACCAACGCCCTACGCAAGGCCCTGGAGGCCTCTGGCCGGCCCTACGAGATCAACGAGGGCGACGGCGCGTTTTATGGGCCCAAGATCGACTTCAAGCTCAAGGACGCCCTGGGCCGCCAGTGGCAATGCGCCACCATTCAGTGTGACTTCACCTTGCCCGAGCGTTTCGACCTGACCTACATCGCCCCCGACGACAGCCGGCAGCGTCCGGTGATGATCCACCGGGTGATTCTGGGCTCGCTGGAGCGTTTCATCGGCGTGTTGATCGAGCACTACGCCGGCCGGTTCCCCTTCTGGCTGGCCCCGGAGCAGGCGCGAGTGCTGACGGTCACCGAACGGGCCGACGATTGGGCCCGCGAGGTCTTCGCCGCGCTGAAAAACGCGGGTTATCGGGTGGAGATGGACCTGCGCAACGAAAAGCTGGGGGCCAAGGTGCGCGAGGCCCAGTTGCTGAAGGTGCCCTACATGCTGGTCATCGGCGACCGCGAGGTGGACGAGCGCCAGGTGGCGCCGCGCCTGCGCAGCGGCAAGAATCTGCCGCCGCTGGATTTGGCCGGGCTGTTGGCGCTGTTTGCCGAGCAGGCCAGGCCGGGGGCCGCGCCGCCCGAGGAATGA
- the truA gene encoding tRNA pseudouridine(38-40) synthase TruA — MPPLHAPFLPPEQGPPSPGRARAMALALAYNGAGFAGWQIQARGRTIQGQVERELSRLCGHAVRLWAAGRTDAGVHAFGQVASFQTDSRLEEGRMAQALAAMLPPDIWLRRLGRAPEGFHARFDAAGKTYEYYLWPKARPGVFLDGLCWPLACDLDMEAMARGAAFLLGEVDLAAFAAHSSEVEGPTVRRISEATVTPAEGGMILVRLSGSGFLRHVVRNVVGTLTQIGQHRLEPEAVGRMLAAGRRIYPGPKAPPGGLYLGQIYY, encoded by the coding sequence TTGCCGCCCTTGCACGCGCCGTTTCTGCCGCCGGAGCAAGGGCCGCCGTCGCCGGGCCGGGCGCGCGCCATGGCCCTGGCCCTGGCCTACAACGGCGCGGGGTTCGCCGGCTGGCAGATCCAGGCCCGAGGCCGCACCATCCAGGGCCAGGTCGAGCGCGAGCTTTCGCGGCTGTGCGGCCACGCCGTGCGCCTCTGGGCCGCCGGCCGCACCGACGCCGGGGTTCACGCCTTTGGCCAGGTGGCCAGCTTTCAGACCGACAGCCGCCTGGAGGAAGGCCGTATGGCCCAGGCCCTGGCGGCGATGCTGCCGCCCGATATCTGGCTGCGCCGCCTGGGCCGCGCGCCCGAGGGCTTTCACGCCCGCTTCGACGCCGCGGGCAAGACCTACGAATATTATCTGTGGCCCAAGGCTCGGCCGGGCGTGTTTCTCGACGGCCTGTGCTGGCCGTTGGCCTGCGATCTGGACATGGAGGCCATGGCGCGGGGGGCGGCGTTTTTGCTGGGCGAGGTGGACCTGGCCGCCTTTGCCGCCCACTCCAGCGAGGTGGAAGGCCCCACCGTGCGACGGATCAGCGAGGCCACGGTGACGCCGGCCGAGGGCGGCATGATTCTGGTGCGCCTGAGCGGCAGCGGATTTTTGCGCCACGTGGTGCGCAACGTGGTGGGGACGTTGACGCAGATCGGCCAGCATCGCCTGGAGCCGGAGGCCGTGGGCCGCATGCTGGCCGCCGGCCGGCGCATATACCCAGGCCCCAAGGCCCCGCCGGGCGGGCTCTATCTGGGCCAGATTTATTATTGA
- the rpmI gene encoding 50S ribosomal protein L35, producing the protein MPKIKTNRAAAKRFRVTGSGRIKRSKANKSHILTKKNTKRLRNLRKSDLVDRSNMAGVRRLLPNL; encoded by the coding sequence ATGCCTAAAATCAAGACGAACCGCGCCGCGGCCAAGCGCTTCCGCGTCACCGGCAGCGGTCGGATCAAACGCAGCAAGGCCAACAAGAGCCACATCCTGACCAAGAAAAACACCAAGCGCCTGCGCAACCTGCGCAAGAGCGACCTGGTCGACCGCAGCAACATGGCCGGCGTGCGCAGACTGCTGCCCAACCTCTAA
- the mutL gene encoding DNA mismatch repair endonuclease MutL, which translates to MVEQSQIRPVRLLPDEVANQIAAGEVVERPASVLKELVENALDAGARRVQIDVEAAGRGLIRVADDGHGMSADDLLLAVERHATSKLGQADDLIGVRTLGFRGEALPSIASVSRLRITTRQAADEVGALLVIEGGVIRQSGQIGCRVGSTVEARDLFFNIPARRKFLRGQITEAGHLSAALTRLALGWPGVAFRYAVGGKALHDLPATDDLTGRVAGLLGREAAAHMVGLDQRVGPIRLWGLAATPAHSRSAADQVFVFVNGRFVRDKILLHAVGQAYHGLLPAERRPVAVLHLELDPELVDVNVHPAKIEVRFRQQREVHDALVLALRRGLAQAAPARGVAPAFGGDASAPAPLAVEKAAWTPASQEAPPPASTPAWSPAPRVPPAETPPRRPWLDDPPAPQPWAGPAPRLEPLFGPAGELSLIGQLHGLYILCSAPDGLVIIDQHAAHERLTFERLKGQLARGAVASQGLLAPVVLELSPQEAAWAALQAPIWARLGLEIAPFGGNAWAVRSLPALAAGADPGRLARDMLSTMSASGMPVDTPEFLEAALISLACHGSIRQGQQLSRPEMDELVRACAQLPPPVTCPHGRPVFLSLGRRELARCFKRGSEPRS; encoded by the coding sequence ATGGTCGAACAAAGCCAAATCAGGCCGGTGCGCCTTTTGCCCGACGAGGTGGCCAACCAGATCGCCGCCGGCGAGGTGGTGGAGCGGCCGGCCTCGGTGCTCAAGGAGTTGGTGGAAAACGCCCTCGACGCCGGCGCGCGGCGGGTGCAGATCGACGTGGAGGCGGCCGGCCGGGGGTTGATCCGCGTGGCCGACGATGGCCACGGCATGAGCGCCGACGACCTGCTGCTGGCTGTCGAGCGCCACGCCACCAGCAAGCTCGGCCAGGCCGACGACCTGATCGGCGTGCGCACGCTGGGCTTTCGCGGCGAGGCTTTGCCCTCGATCGCTTCCGTCAGCCGCCTGCGCATCACCACCCGCCAGGCCGCCGACGAAGTGGGGGCGCTGTTGGTCATCGAGGGCGGGGTGATCCGCCAAAGCGGCCAGATCGGCTGCCGCGTGGGCTCCACCGTCGAGGCCCGCGACCTGTTTTTCAACATCCCGGCCCGGCGCAAGTTCCTGCGCGGCCAGATCACCGAGGCCGGGCATCTTTCCGCCGCCCTGACCCGCCTGGCCCTGGGCTGGCCCGGCGTGGCCTTCCGCTACGCCGTGGGCGGCAAGGCCCTGCACGACCTGCCTGCCACCGATGACCTGACCGGCCGCGTGGCCGGCCTGCTGGGCCGCGAGGCGGCGGCGCACATGGTCGGGCTGGATCAACGCGTGGGGCCCATCCGCCTGTGGGGCCTGGCCGCCACGCCGGCCCACAGCCGCAGCGCCGCCGATCAGGTCTTTGTTTTCGTCAACGGCCGCTTTGTGCGCGACAAGATTTTGCTGCACGCCGTGGGCCAGGCCTATCACGGCCTGCTGCCGGCCGAGCGCCGGCCGGTGGCCGTGTTGCATCTGGAACTGGACCCGGAGTTGGTCGACGTCAACGTCCACCCGGCCAAGATCGAGGTGCGCTTTCGCCAGCAGCGCGAGGTCCACGACGCGCTGGTTCTGGCCCTGCGCCGGGGCCTGGCCCAGGCCGCGCCGGCTCGTGGCGTTGCGCCGGCCTTTGGCGGCGACGCCTCTGCTCCCGCGCCGCTGGCCGTCGAGAAGGCGGCGTGGACGCCGGCCAGTCAAGAGGCTCCGCCGCCGGCCAGCACGCCCGCCTGGTCGCCCGCGCCGCGCGTCCCGCCGGCGGAGACGCCGCCGAGGCGGCCCTGGCTGGACGATCCGCCCGCGCCCCAACCCTGGGCCGGGCCCGCGCCCCGCCTCGAGCCGCTTTTCGGCCCGGCCGGCGAGCTTTCGCTGATCGGCCAACTGCACGGGCTATATATTCTGTGCTCCGCGCCCGATGGCCTGGTGATCATCGACCAGCACGCCGCCCACGAACGCCTGACCTTCGAGCGTCTGAAAGGCCAACTGGCCCGGGGCGCGGTGGCCAGCCAGGGTTTGTTGGCCCCGGTGGTGCTGGAGCTCAGTCCCCAAGAGGCGGCCTGGGCCGCCTTGCAAGCCCCGATCTGGGCCAGGCTGGGCCTGGAGATCGCGCCCTTTGGCGGCAACGCCTGGGCCGTGCGTTCGTTGCCGGCCCTGGCCGCCGGGGCCGATCCCGGCCGGTTGGCCCGCGACATGCTTTCGACCATGAGCGCCAGCGGCATGCCCGTGGACACGCCGGAGTTTCTGGAGGCGGCCCTGATCAGCCTGGCCTGCCACGGCTCGATCCGCCAGGGCCAGCAACTCAGCCGGCCCGAGATGGACGAACTCGTGCGCGCCTGCGCCCAACTGCCGCCGCCGGTGACCTGCCCCCACGGCCGGCCGGTGTTTCTGAGCCTGGGCCGCCGCGAATTGGCGCGCTGCTTCAAGCGCGGCTCGGAGCCCCGGTCGTGA
- the rplT gene encoding 50S ribosomal protein L20 has translation MPRAKRGFKARRRRNKIMKLAKGNVGGRRKLFRTAKETVHRGLVYAYRDRKVRKREFRGLWIVRINAAVREHGLNYSRFIYGLGKANVELDRKVLADLAVSDPAGFAAVAALAKSA, from the coding sequence ATGCCAAGAGCAAAACGCGGCTTCAAGGCGCGCCGCCGCCGCAACAAAATCATGAAGTTGGCCAAGGGCAACGTGGGCGGCCGCCGCAAGCTGTTCCGCACCGCCAAAGAGACCGTCCATCGCGGGCTGGTCTACGCCTATCGCGACCGCAAGGTGCGCAAGCGCGAGTTCCGCGGTCTGTGGATTGTGCGCATCAACGCGGCGGTGCGTGAGCACGGCCTGAATTATTCGCGCTTCATCTACGGCCTGGGCAAGGCCAACGTGGAGCTGGACCGCAAGGTTTTGGCCGACCTGGCCGTCAGCGACCCGGCCGGTTTCGCCGCGGTGGCCGCCCTGGCCAAGAGCGCCTGA
- the miaA gene encoding tRNA (adenosine(37)-N6)-dimethylallyltransferase MiaA, with amino-acid sequence MSGRPPLLVVVGPTAVGKTGLAIALAQALDAEIVSADSVQVYRGLDVGSAKPTAREQAQARHHLLDVADPAEPFSAARYVELADQAIADIASRGKRALVVGGTGLYVRALLHGLAPAPPAAPELREELRAQWQELGPLAMHRRLAELDAQSAARLHPNDRQRVLRALEVCLGSGRPMSAWQASHRFGQRRYEHLTLGLDRQRQQLYQRIEERGRQMWAEGLLEEARAALAAGASPQAHGLDSLGYRQAVALILGRLTPEQAVAETIKQTKAYAKRQLTWFRGLEGINWLSADDLVGALALARRFFGL; translated from the coding sequence GTGAGCGGTCGTCCGCCGCTGCTGGTCGTGGTGGGGCCCACCGCCGTGGGTAAGACCGGCCTGGCCATCGCCTTGGCCCAGGCTTTGGACGCCGAGATCGTCAGCGCCGACAGCGTGCAGGTCTACCGAGGCCTGGACGTGGGTTCGGCCAAGCCCACCGCCCGCGAACAAGCCCAGGCCCGGCATCATCTGCTCGACGTGGCCGATCCGGCCGAGCCCTTCAGCGCCGCCCGTTACGTGGAGTTGGCCGACCAGGCCATCGCCGACATCGCCAGCCGGGGCAAGCGCGCGCTGGTGGTGGGCGGCACGGGGCTCTACGTGCGGGCGCTGTTGCACGGCCTGGCCCCGGCCCCGCCGGCCGCGCCGGAACTGCGCGAGGAGCTGCGCGCCCAGTGGCAAGAGCTGGGGCCGTTGGCCATGCACCGGCGCTTGGCCGAACTGGACGCCCAGAGCGCCGCGCGCCTGCACCCCAACGACCGCCAGCGGGTGCTGCGCGCCCTGGAGGTCTGTCTGGGCAGCGGCCGGCCCATGAGCGCCTGGCAGGCCAGCCATCGTTTTGGCCAGCGGCGCTACGAGCATCTGACCCTGGGCCTGGATCGCCAGCGTCAGCAGCTCTACCAACGCATCGAGGAGCGCGGCCGCCAGATGTGGGCCGAGGGCCTGCTGGAAGAGGCCAGGGCCGCCCTGGCCGCCGGCGCGTCGCCCCAGGCCCATGGCCTGGACAGCCTGGGCTATCGCCAGGCCGTGGCGCTGATCCTGGGCCGCCTGACGCCGGAGCAGGCCGTGGCCGAGACGATCAAGCAGACCAAGGCCTACGCCAAGCGCCAACTGACTTGGTTTCGCGGCCTGGAGGGTATAAACTGGCTTTCCGCCGACGATTTGGTGGGGGCGCTGGCCCTGGCCAGGCGATTTTTCGGGTTGTGA